The region GCCGCCTCGAGGTTGTGAAGGGCGCCGGCGGGTTCGTGGACATCGAAGGCTACGCCTTCGTGAAGTCCGAGGGTCGCTTTTACGTTCCAGAACGGTTCATCGTGTTCATCGATGGAGACTACGTCTATCAGGGTGCGCAGAATCGCATGCGCGCCGAGTTTGCGCGTCAGCACCGAAACGACGGCGTTGCGCGCTGCGGTTTCACGTTTCGCTTGGCCTACGAAGGTGCGTCACGCCTCGCGCCCCAGGACGTCGTGGTCTACGCGCTGTTCGACGAAGCCGGTGCGCCGTATGTGACCGCACTCGAGTGAGACGAGCATGCGCAACGCAGGCAAAGCCGCGATGAGCTGCTGAGGAAGGCATTCGATCTGACCCGCGCATCCGGCTGCAACAGGCTTGTCTCTCGGCCGAATTGTGGTGTCGAACCGCTGCGTTCGAGAGCGCTCAATCGACGCTCTGCGTTCATGACAATCACGAGGCGATCATTCACAATCCGTTGACCGTCCAGCGACGTCAGTCAACTGACGACAATCAATAGACAAAGGTAACAGGAGAGTGGCATGGCGGGTCTCAAGACCGTTGATGCAATGAACGATCTCAGGATGTCGGAGGCTGCGAAGCCGCTTTTCGTCAAAGTGCGGATAGTTCGGATTGCCACTCTTGCCTCTTAGTCCAGCTCTATTCGAGGGGCTCGATCTACGGTCGTGAGGCGAGGCGGCGGGATCAGTCTCGGTTGCCGAAGCGAGCGATGGCCAGGGTGACTGCGAGGCCCGCGATGGCGAGTCCGAGGGATCCCGCAACTTGACCCTGGCTGGGGTCGAAGCGAAGGAGTGGCCAGTCTTTGGGGTCGATTTCCGCGCGGGATTCGACAGTGACGATGCGGCCTTTGATCAGGGATCCGATTTCGGGTTCGACCGGGTATTGAAAGGGCCAGAGACCGACGACGGCACCCAGCAACAGGCCCAGTAGCGCGCCGAGGGTTGCCTTGGCGTATCGGTCGAGCAGCCAACGAAGCAGATTCGATACACCGACGATGCCGATCACGACGCCGATCCCCACCGGGATCACGACCGTCATGGATTCCAGAATCAAATCGATATCCGGTCCGCCGAGCAGACCTCGCTTGAGGGTGTCGATCGAGCCGAGGATTGATTCGTATTGTCCGAGGATCAGCAGCAAATAGCCGCCACTGACTCCGGGCAGGATCATGGCCGACGCGCCCGCGAGGCCCGAGAGGAACAAGAACATGCTGCTCGCGTCGCCGCCGTTTCCGCCAGTGCCCAACCCCAACTGCATGGCGACCATGAAGAGAAACGAACCGATCGCTCCGGCGAAGACAGCGGGTGTCGCGGGCTTCGCCAGGCGCCACACGAGGGGCAGTCCGCCGAGGGTCAGTCCAATGAATATGCTGTACATGATCCAGCGCTGCTCGATCACCAGGCTGCGCATCAGACCCGCGAGCAACAAGATCGCGAGGGCCGCAGAGACCACGATCGTACCGAGCAACACCATCGACCGCGGACGGAACTTGAACGTCGTTACTTCGGCGATCGCGGAGATGAAGTGAGGATAGACTCCGGCAGCGAGCAGCATGGTCCCGCCGCTGATGCCCGGAACGAGATTCGCCAGGCCCATCAGAACACCGCCAATGGATCCTCGGGTTGCCAGGTTGGCAAGCGAACCTTTGTCCTCTGCATTTTCCCCGGAGTCGTCCTGGGTAGGGTCGGTTTCAGAGGTCATTCAGAAAAATGCTCCTGCCGTGCGCGTGGAGAATCAAGGGCGAGCTATTCTAGCCCCCGTTGAAATACCATGTTTCGCGGGAAGGGGCCCATCGTGTGCGGACGTTTTACCCTGACGAGTTCGAGTGAAGCACTCGCGGCGGACTTTGAAGTCTCCGAAGTCGAGCGGTTCGAACCTCGCTTCAACATCGCTCCGAGTCAAGAGATCGCGGTGGTGCGCGAAGCGGAATCGGGTGCCCGCGAGTGCGTCGCACTGCGTTGGGGCATGATTCCCGCCTGGGCCAAAGACCCGAAGACATCCCACGCACCGATCAATGCGCGCAGCGAAACCGCCGCCAGCAAGCCGACCTTTCGCAAGGCCATGTCACACAGACGCTGCCTGGTGCCCGCGAGTGGCTTCTATGAATGGCGCGGCAAGGGCGGGGCCAAGCAGGCGTATTATTTTCGCATGCAAGAGCGCGAGTTGTTTGCGATCGCGGGCATCTTCGAGCTTTGGCGCGGGGAGGGGGGCGAGATCCTCGAAACCGTGGCTTTGCTCACCAGCGAAGCCAACGCGGTGGTGGCCCCAGTCCATGCCCGCATGCCGGTGATCCTGGCGAAGTCGAATTACAAGCGCTGGTTGGACCGGGAAAACCGCGACAGCGCGTCGATTGCAGATCTCATGACCCCGTGCCCCGTCGATTGGGTCGAGTCGTTCGCCGTGAGTTCAAAGGTGAACAACCCGCGGTTCGATGAGCCGGCCTGCATCGAGCCGATCTAAATAAAACGGATCGTTGCAACTGCGCCATCGGCTCGATAGTTTCCCGAAAAAGTCATTCGACAAATGCGCGCCGTCCGCAATCGGGAATTGACCTCGTGTACGAGCGGAGGTTTTTTACTTTCTCGCATTCGATAGGAATTCAAATCTGGTGGACTTCACCGAATGACACCCGGCGGAGGGTGGAGCACGATGTTCTTGGGGGGAGAGCCAGATGACACGCGCCCAGATCGCGAGGGTCGATGGGGATGAACCGCTTGGTCCGAGTATACGACTGGCCACTCGACTGAGTCGAGACGAGGCCTTCGCAGCCGTCGTGGATCATGGATCGACGATGCGTGAATTGACCGCAAGGATTCGCAGGGCCGCAAAGAGTCGAGCATCGCTGTTGTTTCGCGGAGAACCGGGCTGCGGTCGGCGCGCGATGGCGAGGCTCGTTCACGAACTCTCGTCTCGTGCGGAAATGACATTCGTAAGGCTCGACTGCGCCGCGATGTCTGCCCAGCGTCTCGAGGCGGAGTTGTTTGGCGTGAAGCGCGGGGCGTATGTCGGCGCCGAACGAGATCGAGAGGGACTACTGCAGGCCGCCCATCGCGGCACGCTGCTGCTCGAGAACGTGAGCGAGATTGGCGCTGGGTTTCAGCCCAAGCTTCAGGAGTTTTTGAGCGTCGGGGAATTCCACCGGGTCGGGGATCGCTGGGGAACGCGACGCGTGGATGTTCGCATGATTGCGACGACCGGCGAAGCACTCGACGATGTCGTGGCCAAGGGACGTTTTCGGCGGGACCTCTGCGACCGGCTGAGCGTGATCTCCCTCGACGTTCCGAGTCTGCGAAGACATCCCGAGGACATTCCGTCCCTGCTCGAGCATTTTGGCGATGTGCTCACCGAGGGCAGGGGGATCACCTTTGATCCGGCGGTGTTCGAGGTTCTGCTCGGGTATCCCTGGCCGGGTAACGTGCGGGAACTCCAAAACGCCGTGGAATGTGGCTTCGTACTCGGCGATGGGAAGCGTATCCAACTCGAGGATCTTCCGGTTTCAATTCGAGAGTTTGCTGGAATAGATGGTGTTGAAATCGAAGTCGCCGAACGAAGCGGGGGTCGATCCTCGACGACCCGCTCGGGCTCGACCCAACAAGGCAAAGGCTCCCGCCAACTGCCCGCGAGAGTGCTAAACCTGCTCGC is a window of Myxococcales bacterium DNA encoding:
- a CDS encoding DUF368 domain-containing protein — its product is MTSETDPTQDDSGENAEDKGSLANLATRGSIGGVLMGLANLVPGISGGTMLLAAGVYPHFISAIAEVTTFKFRPRSMVLLGTIVVSAALAILLLAGLMRSLVIEQRWIMYSIFIGLTLGGLPLVWRLAKPATPAVFAGAIGSFLFMVAMQLGLGTGGNGGDASSMFLFLSGLAGASAMILPGVSGGYLLLILGQYESILGSIDTLKRGLLGGPDIDLILESMTVVIPVGIGVVIGIVGVSNLLRWLLDRYAKATLGALLGLLLGAVVGLWPFQYPVEPEIGSLIKGRIVTVESRAEIDPKDWPLLRFDPSQGQVAGSLGLAIAGLAVTLAIARFGNRD
- a CDS encoding SOS response-associated peptidase, with amino-acid sequence MFRGKGPIVCGRFTLTSSSEALAADFEVSEVERFEPRFNIAPSQEIAVVREAESGARECVALRWGMIPAWAKDPKTSHAPINARSETAASKPTFRKAMSHRRCLVPASGFYEWRGKGGAKQAYYFRMQERELFAIAGIFELWRGEGGEILETVALLTSEANAVVAPVHARMPVILAKSNYKRWLDRENRDSASIADLMTPCPVDWVESFAVSSKVNNPRFDEPACIEPI
- a CDS encoding sigma-54-dependent Fis family transcriptional regulator is translated as MTRAQIARVDGDEPLGPSIRLATRLSRDEAFAAVVDHGSTMRELTARIRRAAKSRASLLFRGEPGCGRRAMARLVHELSSRAEMTFVRLDCAAMSAQRLEAELFGVKRGAYVGAERDREGLLQAAHRGTLLLENVSEIGAGFQPKLQEFLSVGEFHRVGDRWGTRRVDVRMIATTGEALDDVVAKGRFRRDLCDRLSVISLDVPSLRRHPEDIPSLLEHFGDVLTEGRGITFDPAVFEVLLGYPWPGNVRELQNAVECGFVLGDGKRIQLEDLPVSIREFAGIDGVEIEVAERSGGRSSTTRSGSTQQGKGSRQLPARVLNLLA